Proteins from a genomic interval of Oceanispirochaeta crateris:
- the fliD gene encoding flagellar filament capping protein FliD, which translates to MADISIPGINSKYNTEELVQGLVEVEKVKLSTMENSVKEQEEEKRIWQNFNRKISSLRTSARTLFGFENPFSNKLVDSSNERILTATATRDAEEQELSFTVLQTASTDKFISPSMPVDERVPEGTYSFEVGDKEFSLRYRGGKLSDFAKRLEAKADGLMKLTVVRDTSDTQVVLFESTATGTENRLRFKDDALSWALDSGIIKPVETDNTQINFDTSRKTVQSEVLLTAESELHIELPSPVPVEDGMILEYTISVTDIDPASREPVEPPPPVLPSTASAVLDGLEVQSFANKAEIPPWNKPELPPVVEDSSIGFFLTETESQNLQDLPAGNEPQKVKIPLTSSQGNILSFDFINKNTLREVNISNMRITDPRSADGYVGVNSLSTAGNAILDFNGIKVERDTNEIDDLIPGVTLNLQRANPDEEVDIAIKPDVESAKDEIIKFVYNYNQAMTQILILSSDNTDIVNEIDYFTDEEREKALEELGTFRADITLMQLKNRLQRITSSPYETSLERELSMLSQIGISTNAAVGGGGSVNVSKLRGYLEINEEVLDKSLQTNSRAIKELFGQDTDGDLVIDSGAGYELDRFLNPYIQTGGIFSNKIRMLDNGISDTNDEIEDYKEYLADYESDLKRKYGSMEGMLNQLESNSSSLDTFNQQNNN; encoded by the coding sequence ATGGCAGACATAAGCATCCCTGGTATAAACAGTAAATATAATACAGAAGAACTCGTTCAAGGACTCGTGGAAGTTGAGAAAGTTAAGCTCAGCACCATGGAAAATTCGGTCAAAGAACAAGAAGAAGAAAAAAGAATTTGGCAGAACTTTAACCGGAAGATCAGCAGTCTGAGAACATCAGCAAGAACTCTTTTTGGTTTTGAAAATCCTTTCAGTAATAAGTTGGTAGATTCTTCGAATGAGAGGATTCTAACCGCAACAGCCACCAGAGATGCAGAAGAGCAGGAATTGAGTTTTACTGTCCTTCAAACAGCATCTACAGATAAATTTATTTCACCTTCAATGCCAGTGGATGAACGTGTACCCGAAGGGACTTATAGCTTTGAAGTAGGCGATAAGGAATTTTCCCTCAGATACAGAGGCGGGAAACTTTCAGATTTTGCGAAAAGGCTTGAAGCAAAAGCTGACGGTCTGATGAAATTGACTGTTGTCAGAGATACATCTGATACGCAGGTTGTCCTTTTCGAATCCACAGCAACAGGAACAGAAAATCGCCTTAGGTTTAAAGATGATGCTTTGAGCTGGGCTCTGGATAGTGGAATTATTAAGCCAGTAGAAACGGATAATACTCAAATCAATTTTGATACAAGCCGTAAAACAGTTCAAAGTGAAGTCCTCTTGACGGCAGAGTCAGAATTACACATAGAACTCCCCTCCCCTGTACCGGTAGAGGACGGAATGATTCTTGAATATACAATTTCTGTCACAGATATTGATCCGGCATCCAGAGAACCTGTTGAACCTCCTCCACCTGTATTACCATCTACAGCATCGGCCGTTCTTGATGGCCTTGAAGTACAGAGCTTTGCAAACAAGGCAGAGATTCCCCCCTGGAACAAACCAGAGCTTCCACCTGTGGTAGAGGACAGCTCTATTGGTTTTTTTCTCACCGAGACAGAAAGCCAGAATCTCCAGGACTTGCCAGCTGGTAACGAACCCCAAAAAGTCAAGATTCCCCTCACAAGCAGTCAGGGTAATATCCTCTCTTTTGATTTCATCAATAAGAATACACTTAGAGAAGTCAATATTTCCAACATGCGTATTACAGACCCCAGAAGCGCTGACGGATATGTTGGTGTGAATTCCCTCTCCACAGCGGGAAATGCCATTCTGGACTTTAACGGCATAAAAGTCGAAAGAGATACAAATGAAATTGATGACCTGATTCCGGGTGTCACTCTAAATTTACAGCGTGCAAATCCCGACGAAGAAGTGGATATAGCCATAAAACCTGATGTAGAATCTGCAAAAGATGAAATTATCAAATTTGTATATAATTATAATCAAGCCATGACACAAATACTAATACTGTCATCCGATAATACCGATATTGTGAATGAGATAGATTATTTTACTGATGAAGAAAGGGAAAAGGCTTTAGAAGAGCTGGGAACTTTCAGGGCTGATATAACCCTTATGCAGCTGAAAAACCGGTTGCAGAGGATCACATCATCCCCTTATGAAACGTCATTGGAACGAGAGCTGTCCATGCTCAGCCAAATTGGAATATCCACCAACGCTGCAGTGGGAGGTGGTGGTTCTGTAAATGTCAGTAAATTGCGAGGGTATCTGGAGATCAATGAAGAAGTTCTGGACAAATCCCTTCAGACAAACAGCAGGGCTATTAAAGAGCTATTCGGACAGGATACAGATGGTGATCTCGTCATTGATAGCGGTGCCGGTTATGAACTTGACCGATTCTTAAATCCTTATATCCAGACTGGTGGAATATTTTCCAATAAGATCAGGATGCTTGATAATGGAATCAGTGATACAAACGATGAGATAGAAGACTACAAAGAATATCTGGCGGATTATGAGTCAGACTTAAAGAGAAAGTATGGCAGTATGGAAGGAATGTTGAATCAATTGGAATCAAATTCCAGCTCACTGGACACTTTCAATCAGCAAAATAATAACTAA
- a CDS encoding flagellar protein FlaG gives MNVGKISSSGPVQISTQQNAERSKQQVELQKQKVKLTVPDIKETRTILNEITNNTRFSYSINEKIDSFVVKIIDRSTDKVVKEIPSRELQTLHENLREAIGIFIDKMV, from the coding sequence ATGAACGTAGGTAAAATATCCAGTTCTGGACCGGTACAGATAAGCACTCAGCAGAATGCAGAAAGATCAAAGCAACAGGTAGAACTGCAGAAGCAGAAAGTAAAACTTACCGTTCCGGATATCAAAGAAACAAGAACCATACTCAACGAAATTACCAATAACACGCGATTCAGTTATTCTATCAATGAAAAGATTGACAGTTTTGTAGTAAAAATCATTGATAGGAGTACCGATAAGGTAGTAAAGGAAATTCCATCTAGGGAACTACAGACATTACATGAAAATCTGCGTGAAGCTATCGGTATATTTATTGATAAAATGGTTTAA
- a CDS encoding flagellin, with the protein MIINHNMSAINSNRQLAVSQSETANNMEKLSSGLRINKAADDASGLAVSEKMRSQIRGLNQAEKNIQNGVSFIQTTEGFLQETQDILHRVRELSVQASNGIYTAEDRMQIQVEVSQLVDEMNRIASHAQFNGMNLLTGRFAEASATGDVMQLQVGANMDQKESIFIGTMTAEALGLQNEQGGGGIVTLSSVEEANRTIGIVDEALKTVNKQRADLGAYQNRFEMAAKGIAIAAENMQAAESRIRDVDMASEVVDYTKNQILNQAGSSMLAQANVRTQSVLQLLG; encoded by the coding sequence ATGATAATTAATCATAACATGAGCGCCATCAATTCTAATAGGCAGCTCGCTGTTTCTCAGAGTGAAACTGCTAATAACATGGAAAAACTTTCATCAGGTCTGAGAATTAACAAGGCAGCTGACGATGCGTCAGGACTGGCGGTATCTGAAAAAATGCGGAGTCAGATCAGAGGTCTGAATCAGGCAGAAAAGAACATCCAGAACGGTGTTTCTTTTATCCAGACAACCGAAGGATTCTTGCAGGAAACTCAGGATATTCTACATCGTGTTAGAGAATTGTCCGTACAGGCTTCCAACGGTATTTATACTGCGGAAGATAGAATGCAGATTCAGGTCGAAGTCAGCCAATTAGTTGATGAGATGAATAGAATTGCATCACACGCACAGTTCAACGGCATGAACCTACTGACCGGCCGGTTTGCAGAAGCTTCTGCGACAGGTGATGTCATGCAGCTTCAAGTGGGAGCCAATATGGATCAGAAAGAATCTATCTTTATTGGTACTATGACTGCTGAGGCTTTAGGTCTTCAAAACGAGCAGGGTGGTGGCGGAATTGTTACCCTTTCTTCTGTGGAAGAAGCAAACCGTACTATCGGTATCGTAGATGAAGCTTTGAAAACTGTTAACAAACAGAGAGCCGATCTTGGTGCATACCAGAACCGTTTCGAAATGGCTGCCAAAGGTATTGCCATTGCAGCGGAAAATATGCAGGCAGCTGAATCCAGGATTCGTGATGTAGACATGGCCAGTGAGGTCGTGGATTACACAAAAAATCAGATTCTGAATCAGGCTGGTTCTTCCATGCTGGCACAGGCTAATGTACGGACACAATCTGTACTGCAGTTATTGGGCTAA
- a CDS encoding flagellin, whose product MIINHNISAMSANRNLGIANSNTAANMGKLSSGMRINKAGDDASGLAVSEKMRSQIRGLNQASRNAADGISFIQTSEGYLQETTDIIQRVRELAIQASNGIYTSEDRMQIQVEVSQLVDELDRVASHAQFNGMNMLTGRFAADNGFNTVTSSMWFHIGANMDQREQVYIGTMTAEALGLRQIGSGEIMSISTPEQSNRNIGVLDSALKTVNKQRADLGAYQNRLEMAIKGIDIGAENLQAAESRIRDLDMAQETVDFTKNQILTQASNAMLAQANQRSQSVLQLLQ is encoded by the coding sequence ATGATTATTAATCACAACATTAGTGCTATGAGTGCTAACAGGAACTTGGGAATCGCCAACTCGAATACCGCAGCCAACATGGGGAAATTGTCCTCAGGTATGCGTATCAACAAGGCTGGCGACGATGCTTCAGGACTTGCTGTATCTGAAAAAATGCGATCTCAGATCAGAGGTTTGAACCAGGCATCTCGAAATGCTGCAGATGGAATCTCCTTTATTCAGACTTCTGAAGGTTATCTCCAGGAAACAACTGACATCATTCAGAGAGTGAGAGAACTGGCGATTCAAGCTTCCAACGGTATTTATACCTCAGAAGACAGAATGCAGATCCAGGTAGAAGTTTCCCAGCTTGTTGACGAACTTGACAGAGTGGCATCACATGCTCAATTTAACGGCATGAATATGCTGACTGGCCGGTTTGCAGCCGACAACGGTTTCAACACTGTGACTTCATCCATGTGGTTCCATATCGGTGCCAATATGGATCAGAGAGAACAGGTTTACATTGGAACCATGACTGCTGAAGCACTTGGTCTTCGTCAGATCGGTAGTGGTGAAATAATGTCTATTTCAACACCCGAACAGTCTAACAGAAACATAGGTGTACTGGACTCCGCTCTTAAAACTGTTAACAAACAGAGAGCAGATCTGGGTGCTTATCAGAACAGACTGGAAATGGCGATTAAGGGAATTGACATCGGAGCAGAAAACCTGCAGGCCGCTGAATCCCGAATAAGAGACCTGGACATGGCACAAGAAACTGTTGATTTCACAAAAAACCAGATCCTGACACAGGCTAGTAATGCCATGTTAGCTCAGGCAAACCAGAGATCACAGTCAGTCTTGCAGCTTCTCCAATAG
- a CDS encoding tetratricopeptide repeat protein has protein sequence MEKNYKLNQIVYISIPENISHKIGTLDLDPSVLIPIEIPEGVDPSSWKSEDLSWEMIISGMLKVLAYDPENENLPYYRNFIHSSKPDITAELTQSAIIKAQSSDFDLAEEIFLALIGLNPQDIRSHLNLVLLYENKLGEIKDKFSAPYVELENQIESLYANLIEQAEDLPDIYFNAAWFYYNKQDFKRSYELSSSYLSMGEDEQKRSEAEKLMRECSELKDTNEIYRSAYRLVSEDKNQEGLDLIDQFLNENKNVWNAWFLKGWALRKMSQFEEGLLSFKQAAELKGPHPDILNELAICSLELGNYDESRKYLEEALSLDAENLKIISNMGILSLKEKKMEEASAFFRTVIALDPEDTIAAEYLNFIEKKSEQT, from the coding sequence ATGGAAAAAAATTATAAACTCAATCAAATTGTATATATTTCAATACCTGAAAATATAAGCCATAAAATTGGAACCCTCGATCTCGATCCTTCGGTACTCATACCCATTGAAATCCCCGAAGGTGTAGATCCTTCCAGTTGGAAATCAGAAGACCTCAGTTGGGAAATGATTATTTCTGGAATGCTGAAGGTTCTGGCCTACGATCCTGAAAATGAGAACCTACCCTACTACAGAAATTTCATTCATTCTTCAAAGCCTGATATCACAGCGGAGTTAACTCAATCTGCAATAATTAAGGCACAAAGCTCTGATTTTGATCTGGCAGAAGAAATTTTTCTGGCTCTTATTGGACTGAATCCCCAGGATATCCGAAGCCATTTAAACCTGGTCCTACTCTATGAGAATAAACTAGGAGAAATAAAGGATAAATTCTCCGCCCCCTATGTAGAGCTGGAAAATCAGATAGAATCTCTTTATGCCAACTTAATTGAGCAGGCTGAAGATTTACCTGATATTTACTTCAATGCCGCCTGGTTCTACTACAACAAACAGGATTTCAAAAGATCTTATGAACTCTCTTCCAGCTACCTGAGTATGGGAGAAGATGAACAAAAGCGCAGCGAAGCCGAAAAATTGATGCGGGAATGTTCTGAATTGAAAGACACCAATGAAATATATAGAAGTGCATACAGACTCGTTAGTGAAGACAAGAATCAGGAAGGCTTGGATCTTATTGACCAATTTTTGAATGAAAATAAAAATGTTTGGAATGCCTGGTTTCTTAAAGGCTGGGCGCTCCGGAAAATGTCACAATTTGAAGAAGGCCTCTTAAGCTTTAAACAAGCAGCAGAACTAAAAGGTCCTCACCCCGACATTCTAAATGAGCTGGCTATATGCAGTTTAGAGCTGGGAAATTACGATGAGAGCCGCAAATATCTGGAAGAAGCCCTGTCACTAGATGCTGAAAATCTAAAAATAATTTCCAACATGGGAATCCTTTCCCTAAAAGAAAAAAAGATGGAAGAAGCGTCTGCTTTTTTCAGAACCGTGATTGCTCTGGACCCGGAAGATACTATAGCGGCAGAATATTTGAATTTTATTGAAAAAAAGTCAGAACAGACCTAA
- a CDS encoding PilZ domain-containing protein, producing MAIVTNQIIKDLYNKYRSIEVTFNKEVIKSTGLQPKKVFLKLKEGPHACLLYATSLESARILVSLTDTMVSNIIEEEPNISLRLSFLRDDQPKPVELNFFIQGRLSNFTKYSANQPDLYFSTLTYSTRPPDDLIEILGFLLEANVNATKRKEDRVLVTADSMKKLDLGSKNCVLLVDSLPRKGILRDLSFSGAKVIVPGNAKFLINKAAELKIINSKGEYISIEGQILRFEEVQGRRDLAAIAIHFPLEALPLAYKVMINNFLLKR from the coding sequence ATGGCCATAGTAACGAACCAGATCATTAAGGATCTCTACAATAAATATCGCAGCATTGAAGTTACTTTTAATAAGGAAGTAATTAAGAGCACAGGTTTGCAGCCAAAGAAAGTATTTCTGAAATTGAAGGAAGGTCCCCATGCCTGCCTACTCTATGCAACCAGCCTCGAATCTGCCAGGATTCTTGTCTCTTTAACCGATACGATGGTCAGCAATATCATTGAAGAAGAGCCGAACATCTCTCTCAGACTCTCATTTTTAAGAGATGATCAGCCTAAACCTGTGGAGCTGAATTTTTTTATACAGGGACGACTGAGCAATTTCACAAAGTATTCTGCAAATCAGCCCGATCTTTATTTCAGCACACTCACCTACTCTACAAGACCACCTGATGATCTCATAGAAATACTCGGTTTTCTATTGGAAGCCAATGTAAATGCTACTAAAAGAAAAGAAGACCGTGTTTTAGTAACCGCTGACAGCATGAAAAAACTGGATCTCGGATCAAAGAACTGTGTTCTTCTTGTGGACAGTCTTCCAAGAAAGGGTATATTGAGAGATTTATCTTTTTCCGGTGCTAAGGTGATTGTTCCTGGAAATGCAAAATTTCTTATCAATAAAGCGGCCGAACTAAAGATAATCAACAGTAAAGGTGAATATATCAGCATCGAAGGTCAAATCCTTCGTTTTGAAGAAGTACAGGGAAGAAGAGATCTGGCAGCCATTGCCATCCATTTTCCCCTGGAAGCGTTGCCTTTAGCTTACAAAGTGATGATAAATAACTTCCTTCTTAAGCGCTAA